In the genome of Paenibacillus pabuli, one region contains:
- the gatB gene encoding Asp-tRNA(Asn)/Glu-tRNA(Gln) amidotransferase subunit GatB, with product MSASKYETVVGLEVHVELHTNSKIFCGCSTAFGAPPNTHTCPVCLGHPGVLPVLNRQAVDYAMKAAMALNCTIADVSKFDRKNYFYPDSPKAYQISQFDQPIGENGWIDIEVNGETKRIGITRLHLEEDAGKLTHVDGGYASLVDFNRVGTPLVEIVSEPEISSPEEARAYLEKLRAIMQYCDVSDVKMEEGSLRCDANISLRPHGQEKLGTRAELKNMNSFRGVQRGLEYEQFRQAEILDDGGEVVQETRRWDEAQGKTLSMRGKEQAHDYRYFPDPDLVKLHIDAAWKERIRASIPELPDERKARYTADYGLPSYDAEVITSSKAVADLFEDSLKYTKDAKAVSNWIMGDLLGYLNTSNLEVTQVPLTGQGLGEMIGLLEKGTINSKIAKTVFKEMLESGKLPQQIVEEKGLVQISDSGAILAIVEQVVANNPQSVEDYKAGKQKAIGFLVGQVMKESKGKANPGLANQLLTDVLNR from the coding sequence ATGTCCGCATCTAAATATGAAACGGTCGTTGGACTTGAAGTCCATGTCGAGTTGCATACAAACTCCAAAATCTTTTGCGGCTGCTCCACTGCCTTTGGAGCTCCGCCCAATACACACACGTGTCCGGTCTGTCTCGGACATCCAGGCGTATTGCCTGTATTGAATCGCCAAGCTGTAGATTATGCGATGAAAGCAGCCATGGCTCTTAATTGCACCATTGCGGATGTCAGCAAGTTTGACCGCAAAAACTACTTCTACCCCGATTCACCAAAAGCTTATCAGATTTCACAATTCGATCAACCGATCGGTGAGAACGGCTGGATCGATATTGAAGTCAACGGTGAAACGAAGCGAATCGGCATTACGCGTCTTCATTTGGAAGAAGATGCAGGGAAGCTTACCCACGTTGACGGCGGCTATGCTTCCTTGGTCGATTTCAACCGTGTGGGTACCCCGCTGGTGGAAATTGTGTCTGAACCTGAGATTTCTTCTCCGGAAGAAGCTCGTGCATACCTGGAAAAATTGCGTGCAATCATGCAGTACTGTGATGTATCCGACGTGAAGATGGAAGAGGGCTCACTGCGCTGTGATGCCAACATTAGTTTGCGTCCACATGGACAGGAGAAGCTGGGAACAAGAGCGGAACTGAAGAACATGAACTCCTTCCGCGGCGTTCAGCGTGGTCTGGAATATGAGCAGTTCCGTCAGGCTGAGATCCTGGATGACGGCGGTGAAGTAGTTCAGGAAACTCGTCGCTGGGATGAAGCTCAAGGGAAAACACTGTCGATGCGTGGTAAAGAGCAGGCGCATGACTATCGTTATTTCCCGGACCCGGACTTGGTGAAGCTGCATATCGATGCAGCCTGGAAAGAACGGATCAGAGCTTCCATACCGGAGCTTCCGGACGAGCGTAAAGCCCGTTATACTGCGGATTATGGATTGCCTAGTTACGATGCGGAGGTTATCACCTCTTCTAAAGCTGTAGCAGATCTTTTTGAAGACAGTCTGAAATACACCAAAGATGCAAAAGCCGTATCCAACTGGATCATGGGCGATTTGCTGGGATATTTGAACACCAGTAACCTGGAAGTAACTCAGGTGCCACTGACTGGACAAGGTCTTGGTGAGATGATTGGGCTGCTTGAAAAAGGTACAATTAATAGTAAAATCGCCAAAACGGTATTTAAGGAAATGCTGGAGAGCGGCAAGCTTCCTCAACAAATCGTTGAAGAAAAAGGTCTGGTCCAGATTAGTGACTCAGGTGCCATTCTTGCCATTGTGGAGCAGGTTGTTGCGAACAACCCGCAATCCGTGGAAGATTACAAGGCGGGCAAGCAGAAGGCCATTGGCTTCCTTGTTGGTCAAGTCATGAAAGAAAGCAAAGGCAAAGCCAATCCAGGCCTAGCCAATCAACTGCTTACAGATGTACTGAACCGCTAA
- the gatA gene encoding Asp-tRNA(Asn)/Glu-tRNA(Gln) amidotransferase subunit GatA, producing MSLFEQSLPEIHNKLHAKELSVSDLVNQAYQNIGERDEKVKAYLALDEEQARARARQLDDRLVSGEEKGLLFGLPVGIKDNIVTNGLRTTCGSQFLRNFDPVYDATVVEKLKAADTVTIGKLNMDEFAMGGSNENSSFYPVRNPWALDRVPGGSSGGSAAAVAAGEAYFTLGSDTGGSIRQPASYCGVVGLKPTYGLVSRFGLVAFASSLDQIGPLTKNVEDSAYVLQAIAGYDAKDSTSAKVDIPDYLSGLTGDVKGLRIAVPKEYIGEGVDPQVKETVLSALRVLEGLGATWEEVSLPHTEYAVATYYLLASSEASSNLARFDGVRYGVRADNPENLLDLYHQSRSQGFGPEVKRRIMLGTYALSSGYYDAYYLKAQKVRTLIKQDFDDVFAKYDVIIGPTAPTTAFKLGSQVDDPLTMYLNDILTIPVSLAGVPAISIPCGFSDGLPVGMQIIGKAFDETTVLRVAHAFEQNTEFHKQRPQL from the coding sequence GTGAGTTTATTTGAACAATCGTTGCCGGAGATACATAACAAGCTGCACGCCAAGGAGCTGTCGGTCAGCGATCTGGTGAATCAGGCATATCAGAACATTGGTGAACGGGATGAGAAGGTTAAGGCTTATCTGGCACTGGATGAAGAACAAGCACGTGCTCGTGCACGTCAACTGGATGATCGTCTCGTCAGCGGCGAGGAAAAAGGTTTGCTTTTTGGTCTGCCAGTTGGCATTAAGGATAACATCGTTACAAACGGACTGCGTACAACATGCGGCAGCCAGTTTCTGCGCAACTTCGACCCTGTGTATGATGCAACGGTTGTTGAGAAGTTGAAAGCAGCAGATACCGTCACGATCGGGAAATTAAACATGGATGAATTCGCCATGGGCGGCTCCAATGAAAATTCAAGCTTTTACCCAGTACGTAACCCTTGGGCACTTGATCGTGTTCCAGGCGGTTCCAGTGGTGGGTCTGCTGCGGCTGTTGCGGCAGGAGAAGCTTATTTCACATTGGGATCAGATACAGGGGGCTCCATCAGACAGCCTGCTTCCTATTGCGGCGTTGTCGGTTTGAAACCTACCTACGGACTCGTATCCCGTTTTGGTCTGGTTGCATTCGCATCTTCGCTGGATCAAATTGGACCTTTGACGAAAAATGTCGAGGATTCTGCTTATGTGCTGCAAGCCATTGCTGGTTATGACGCCAAAGATTCGACATCCGCGAAAGTGGATATCCCGGATTACTTGAGCGGACTAACCGGGGATGTCAAAGGACTCCGCATTGCTGTTCCGAAGGAGTACATTGGTGAAGGTGTTGACCCACAAGTTAAAGAAACCGTTCTTTCTGCCCTGAGAGTCCTTGAAGGACTCGGCGCAACTTGGGAAGAAGTATCCCTTCCGCATACCGAATATGCGGTGGCTACGTATTACCTGCTTGCTTCCTCGGAGGCTTCTTCGAACCTAGCTCGTTTCGACGGCGTGCGTTATGGCGTTCGTGCAGACAACCCGGAAAACTTGCTGGATCTGTACCATCAGTCTCGTAGTCAAGGTTTTGGTCCCGAAGTGAAACGACGCATCATGCTTGGAACCTATGCGCTCAGCTCGGGTTACTACGATGCATATTATTTGAAAGCTCAAAAAGTACGTACGTTGATCAAACAGGATTTCGACGACGTATTTGCCAAATATGATGTCATCATCGGACCAACCGCGCCAACAACGGCATTTAAACTCGGTTCCCAGGTTGATGATCCACTTACGATGTATCTCAACGACATTTTGACTATCCCTGTCAGCCTTGCTGGTGTACCAGCAATCAGTATCCCTTGCGGATTCTCGGATGGACTGCCTGTCGGCATGCAGATAATCGGTAAAGCTTTTGATGAAACGACTGTACTGCGCGTAGCGCATGCGTTTGAACAAAATACGGAATTCCACAAGCAGCGTCCGCAGCTGTAG
- the gatC gene encoding Asp-tRNA(Asn)/Glu-tRNA(Gln) amidotransferase subunit GatC, which translates to MSISNNDVQHVAKLARLNLTAEEEQTLTGQLNAILKYAEKLNELDTDDIEPTTHVLHVSNVMRDDETKESLSIEQVMRNAPEEEEGQFKVPAVME; encoded by the coding sequence ATGAGTATTTCAAATAATGACGTTCAGCACGTGGCCAAGCTGGCTAGACTTAATTTGACTGCGGAAGAAGAACAGACCCTGACAGGACAGCTGAACGCGATTTTAAAATATGCTGAGAAGCTGAATGAGCTGGACACTGATGACATTGAACCTACCACTCACGTGCTGCACGTCAGCAACGTGATGCGTGATGATGAGACGAAGGAAAGCCTGTCAATTGAACAGGTTATGCGCAATGCACCAGAAGAAGAAGAAGGGCAATTCAAAGTGCCTGCTGTAATGGAATAA